One Solanum pennellii chromosome 10, SPENNV200 genomic region harbors:
- the LOC107002029 gene encoding uncharacterized protein LOC107002029, translating to MSVVVVDGPMMEEFVDDAEAFGKWTDKHFDMLDTDGNGELSRDELQNRKGKFSSSEFELQSKEEISSLYDILIERFDIDRSGTIDRQEFKALTKEIMLAKARGIGNSPVLVILQGDSLVMRVVQRFSAKK from the coding sequence ATGAGTGTAGTTGTTGTTGATGGTCCCATGATGGAAGAATTCGTTGATGACGCTGAGGCGTTTGGCAAGTGGACGGACAAACATTTTGATATGCTAGACACAGATGGAAACGGGGAATTGTCTCGAGATGAGCTCCAAAACAGGAAAGGTAAATTCTCATCGTCTGAATTTGAGTTGCAAAGCAAGGAAGAAATTTCAAGTTTGTATGACATTCTTATTGAAAGATTTGATATTGACAGAAGTGGAACTATTGATAGACAAGAATTCAAGGCTCTTACAAAAGAAATCATGTTGGCTAAGGCTAGAGGGATTGGAAATTCCCCTGTTTTAGTCATTCTTCAAGGGGATAGCCTTGTTATGAGGGTTGTTCAACGTTTTTCAGCAAAAAAAtaa